The following proteins are encoded in a genomic region of Arachis stenosperma cultivar V10309 chromosome 4, arast.V10309.gnm1.PFL2, whole genome shotgun sequence:
- the LOC130974686 gene encoding uncharacterized protein LOC130974686, translated as MLTVYVTDAAKEALGELRSSIENVKSLISNTLKLPFLSSSSSSPLQSLQRGNWVKLICGASFEDVVDIRNLSLVYTLSGVDCIDCAADASVVSAVNEGILAATEIVGLQKKPWVMISVNDEEETSCVNGYISNIIMHSFCRQSAQFKELWCALGDSVENLKLIVVSLPNGGDSTISSMNEMFSIMKSNLQCFNLWQLDGRPMSGDIGRGATKETIAFAIELAKAKNRPPGFLQLAGGTNAHTIDGLRKKGLFQTTSIAVDSSNLPDALIGGIAYGGYARKIVGRVLRSMQSEYGGAARIEDHPQHLLMALKEALALVGPVKCL; from the exons ATGCTAACTGTCTATGTAACTGATGCAGCGAAAGAAGCACTAGGGGAGTTGAGAAGCAGCATCGAAAACGTGAAGAGCCTCATTAGCAACACTTTGAAGCTTCCATtcctatcttcttcttcttcttctccgcTTCAATCTCTTCAAAGAGGCAACTGGGTTAAGCTCATTTGTGGTGCAAGCTTTGAG GATGTTGTTGATATCAGAAATCTCAGTCTGGTTTACACTCTTTCTGGAG TTGACTGCATTGACTGTGCTGCTGATGCATCAGTGGTTAGCGCTGTGAACGAAGGAATTTTAGCCGCAACAGAAATTGTAGGTCTTCAGAAAAAGCCTTGGGTTATGATCAGTGTCAATGATGAA GAAGAGAC TTCTTGCGTAAATGGGTACATCTCTAATATTATCATGCATTCTTTTTGCAGGCAGAGTGCACAATTCAAAGAGCTCTGGTGTGCTTTAGGGGATTCAGTAGAAAACTTAAAGTTAATAGTA GTTAGCTTACCTAATGGTGGAGATTCAACAATATCCTCTATGAATGAGATGTTCTCCATTATGAAATCAAATCTTCAATGCTTTAACTTATGGCAG TTGGACGGCCGGCCGATGAGTGGAGACATCGGGAGAGGAGCAACCAAGGAAACAATTGCCTTTGCTATCGAATTGGCAAAAGCGAAAAACCGACCTCCCG GTTTCCTTCAACTTGCTGGTGGCACTAATGCTCACACAATTGATGGATTGAGAAAAAAAGGACTATTTCAAACAACATCTATTGCAGTCGATTCGTCGAATTTGCCAGACGCCTTAATCGGCGGTATAGCTTATGGAGGCTATGCACGGAAG ATTGTTGGTAGAGTATTGAGATCAATGCAATCTGAATATGGTGGAGCTGCTAGAATAGAGGATCATCCTCAACATCTTTTGATGGCTCTTAAGGAAGCACTTGCTTTAGTTGGACCTGTTAAATGTTTATGA